A stretch of DNA from Aliarcobacter thereius LMG 24486:
ATAACCTGATTTATCTTCATAACCAACAGCATTAAAAACATTTTGATCAACTACACCACAACCAAGAACTTCTAACCAACCAGTTTGTGAACAAACTCTACAACCTTCGCCTTTACAAAATACACATGAAATGTCAACTTCTGCTGATGGCTCTGTAAATGGGAAAAAAGATGGTCTAAATCTTACTTCAACATCACCAAACATATGTTGTAAAAACTCTACCAAAAGATGTTTTAAATTTGCAAAAGATACTTTGTCTGCTTTATCAACAACTAAACCTTCAATTTGATGGAACATTGGAGTATGAGTTATATCAAAATCTCTTCTAAAAACTGTTCCAGGGGCTATCATCCTAATAGGTGCTTTTTGTGTAAGCATAGTTCTTATTTGCACAGGAGAAGTATGAGTTCTTAAAAGTGTGTAATCTTTGTTATAAAAAGTATCAGCCATATCTCTTGCTGGATGGTATTGTGGTAGATTTAAAGCTTGGAAGTTATGAAAATCATCTTCTACAAGAGGACCTTCTTCTACTGCAAAATTCAGATTTTGAAAATAGTTTATTATTTTATTCATTGTTTCAGCCACAGGATGTGTTGCACCTGAACTTATAGTATTATTAAACTTTGTTACATCTATTTTTTCTGATTCTAATCTTTGATTTAAAAACTCTTTATTTAAAAACTCTTTTTTCTCATCTAGTTTTGTTGTAAGACTCTCTTTTTGAAGATTTAAGTTCTGAGCAAACTCTTTTTTCTCTTCATTTGGAATCTCTTTCATTCTTGCGAATTCTAAAGTTAAAAAACCTTTTTTCCCAAAAATATCAATTCTTATATTTTCAAGCTCTTCAAATGTAGACGAAGAGTTTATTTTTTCTATCCAATTTTCCAATTTTTTTCCTATAATTAAAATTAATCTATACTCATTAGAACTTGCGAGTCTATCTAAAATTTTATTAGAGTTTGGTTATAATGAAGTTTTAAAATAGGTCTAAATTTCTAAGAGATATAGATACTTTTTATTTAGAATATATTAAAACAAGGAGAGAGAATTTGTGTATATTTTGTAAAATTGTGAATAAAGAACTTCCAAGTAGTTTAATTTTGGAAGATGATAACTTCTTAGCCTTTCATGATATTAATCCAACAAGAAAAGTTCATGCTTTAGTGATTCCAAAAGAGCATTATGAATCTTTTGAAGATACACCTTCAAATATTATGGGTAAATTAAGTGAATTTATAAAAAAAGTTACAAAAGAGTTAAATGTTTCAGAAAGTGGATATAGAATGATAACAAATATTGGATCAGATGGTGGTCAAGAAGTTTCACACTTACATTTTCATATAATTGGTGGAGAAAAAGTAGGGCGATTAGTACGAGATAAAGATGATTTATAATATAAGGAAA
This window harbors:
- the pheS gene encoding phenylalanine--tRNA ligase subunit alpha — translated: MENWIEKINSSSTFEELENIRIDIFGKKGFLTLEFARMKEIPNEEKKEFAQNLNLQKESLTTKLDEKKEFLNKEFLNQRLESEKIDVTKFNNTISSGATHPVAETMNKIINYFQNLNFAVEEGPLVEDDFHNFQALNLPQYHPARDMADTFYNKDYTLLRTHTSPVQIRTMLTQKAPIRMIAPGTVFRRDFDITHTPMFHQIEGLVVDKADKVSFANLKHLLVEFLQHMFGDVEVRFRPSFFPFTEPSAEVDISCVFCKGEGCRVCSQTGWLEVLGCGVVDQNVFNAVGYEDKSGYAFGLGVERFAMLIHSIGDLRSLFESDIRLLGQFK
- a CDS encoding histidine triad nucleotide-binding protein; this encodes MCIFCKIVNKELPSSLILEDDNFLAFHDINPTRKVHALVIPKEHYESFEDTPSNIMGKLSEFIKKVTKELNVSESGYRMITNIGSDGGQEVSHLHFHIIGGEKVGRLVRDKDDL